A region from the Pseudopipra pipra isolate bDixPip1 chromosome 8, bDixPip1.hap1, whole genome shotgun sequence genome encodes:
- the BTAF1 gene encoding TATA-binding protein-associated factor 172: MAVSRLDRLFILLDTGTTPVTRKAAAQQLGEVVKLHPHELNNLLSKVLVYLRSTNWDTRIAAGQAVEAIVKNVPEWNPTPRSKQEPGSESPMEDSPSTDRLRFDRFDICRLLKHGASLLGSAGAEFEVQDDKSGEVDPKERIARQRKLLQKKLGLDMGAAIGMNTEDLFNDEDLDYSPSSVLLVNKQPTLQAAELIDSEFRAGMSSRQKNKAKRMAKLFAKQRSRDAVEANEKSNDSTDGEPEEKRKKVANVVINQPATDSKTLVENVQEEANEWPLESFCEEVCNDLFNPSWEVRHGAGTGLREILKAHGKSGGKMGDSSLEEMIQQHQEWLEDLVIRLLCVFALDRFGDFVSDEVVAPVRETCAQTLGVVLKHMNETGVHKTVDVLLKLLTQEQWEVRHGGLLGIKYALAVRQDMINTLLPKVLPAIIEGLQDLDDDVRAVAAASLVPVVESLVQLQSQKVPFILNTLWDALLELDDLTASTNSIMILLSSLLTYPQVRKCSIQQSLTVLVPRVWPFLHHTISSVRKAALETLFTLLSTQDQSSSTWLTPILQDMLRHIFQFCILESNQEILDLIHKVWLELLNKASVQYVVAAACPWMGAWLCLMMQPSHLPIDLNMLLEVKTRSKEKAGAKLRQGQTQNKEVIQEYIAGADSIAEDPATRDYVVMRARMMAAKLLGALCCCICDPGVNTVTQEIKPAESLAQLLLFHLNSKSALQRISVALVICEWAALQKECTTVAICVQPRLLGVLSEHLYYDEIAVPFTRMQNECKQLISLLADAHIDIGNRVNCSVFTIDQANELVTSVFNEVTSSFPLNPKVLQQLDSKRQQVQMTVTETNQEWQVLHLRVHTFAACAVVNLQQLPEKLNPVIKPLMEAIKKEENTLVQNYVASCIAKLLQQCTTRSPCPNSKIIKNLCNSLCVDPHLTPLAACPAQPQSGHENSKGPNSDKDGMQHTVTKHRGIITLYRHQKAAFAITSRRGPTPKAPKAPIADLPTGSSGSIPTELDEAQKPYVVQRRGAEFALSTIAKHFGAEMATGLPHLWDAMVGSLRNNIHINNFDRKSLLEKGDAPAQELVNSLQVFETTAASMDTQLHPLLIQHLPHLYMCLQHPSTAVRHMASRCVGVMSKIATMETMNIFLEKVLPWLGAIDDNTKQEGAIEALACVMEQLDVGIVPYIVLLVVPVLGRMSDQTNSVRFMATQCFATLIRLMPLEAGIPDPPNMSEELIRMKAKERHFLEQLLDGKKLENYEIPVPIKAELRKYQQDGVNWLAFLNKYKLHGILCDDMGLGKTLQSICILAGDHCLRAQEYARTKLVDSVPLPSLVVCPPTLTGHWVDEVGKFCSKEYLNPLHYTGPPTERARLQHQVKRHNLIVASYDVVRNDIDFFRNIKFNYCILDEGHVIKNGKTKLSKAVKQLTANYRIILSGTPIQNNVLELWSLFDFLMPGFLGTERQFAARYGKPILASRDARSSSREQEAGVLAMEALHRQVLPFLLRRMKEDVLQDLPPKIIQDYYCILSPLQVQLYEDFAKSRAKCDIDETVSSLNEETEKPKLKATGHVFQALQYLRKLCNHPALVLTTQHPEYKRITEQLAAQNSSLRDIQHAPKLSALKQLLLDCGLGNGGSSESGTEAVVAQHRVLIFCQLKSMLDIVEHDLLRPQLPSVTYLRLDGSIPAGQRHSIVSRFNNDPSIDVLLLTTHVGGLGLNLTGADTVVFVEHDWNPMRDLQAMDRAHRIGQKRVVNVYRLITRGTLEEKIMGLQKFKMNIANTVISQENASLQSMGTEQLLDLFTLDKDGKTEKADTSTSSGKASMKSVLENLGELWDQEQYDTEYSLENFMHSLK; the protein is encoded by the exons GCTTGATCGTCTCTTTATTTTACTGGACACCGGTACAACACCAGTAacaagaaaagcagctgcacaGCAACTTGGGGAAGTAGTGAAACTGCATCCTCATGAACTGAATAATCTCTTATCTAAA GTGTTAGTGTATTTAAGAAGTACGAACTGGGATACTCGTATTGCAGCTGGCCAGGCTGTTGAAGCAATAGTGAAAAATGTACCTGAGTGGAATCCAACTCCAAGATCAAAACAAG AACCAGGCTCAGAAAGTCCTATGGAAGATTCCCCTTCAACAGATCGGTTGCGTTTCGACAGATTTGATATCTGTCGGTTGTTAAAACATGGTGCATCTCTTCTTGGATCTGCTGGTGCAGAATTTGAAGTCCAAGATGATAAATCAG GTGAAGTTGATCCTAAGGAGAGGATAGCGCGCCAGAGGAAACTGCTGCAAAAGAAACTTGGCTTGGATATGGGTGCTGCGATTGGGATGAATACTGAGGATCTCTTCAATGATGAAGATCTGGACTATTCCCCCTCTTCAGTTTTACTAGTAAACAAACAACCT ACTCTTCAGGCTGCTGAGTTAATTGACTCAGAATTTCGAGCTGGTATGAGCAGTAGACAAAAGAATAAAGCCAAAAGAATGGCTAAGCTATTTGCAAAGCAAAGATCCAGAGATGCAGTGGAAGCTAATGAGAAGAG CAATGATAGCACCGACGGGGAaccagaagaaaagagaaaaaaagttgcaAATGTTGTCATCAACCAGCCTGCTACAGACTCAAAAACATTGGTAGAAAATGTTCAAGAAGAG GCAAATGAGTGGCCTCTGGAAAGCTTTTGTGAAGAGGTGTGCAATGACCTCTTCAACCCTTCTTGGGAG GTTCGACATGGTGCAGGTACTGGACTGAGAGAGATACTTAAAGCTCATGGTAAAAGTGGTGGTAAAATGGGAGATAGCTCTCTAGAGGAG ATGATTCAGCAGCATCAGGAGTGGCTAGAAGACTTGGTTATTAGACTTCTTTGTGTGTTTGCATTAGACCGATTTGGAGACTTTGTTTCAGATGAA GTGGTAGCACCAGTACGTGAGACTTGTGCTCAGACTTTGGGAGTAGTATTGAAACACATGAATGAGACTGGAGTTCATAAAACTGTGGATGTTCTCCTGAAGCTGCTTACGCAGGAACAGTGGGAAGTGAGACATGGTGGTCTCCTAGGAATAAAGTATGCTTTGGCAGTACGTCAG gACATGATCAATACTTTATTGCCTAAAGTATTGCCTGCAATAATTGAAGGTCTGCAAGATCTGGATGATGATGTCCGAGCTGTTGCTGCAGCATCTTTAGTACCAGTAGTGGAAAGCCTGGTCCAGCTTCAGTCTCAGAAG GTGCCTTTTATTCTTAATACCTTGTGGGATGCACTTCTGGAGTTGGATGACTTGACAGCTTCCACAAACAGTATCATGATCCTTCTTTCATCCCTTCTGACTTACCCTCAGGTCCGCAAATGCAG TATTCAGCAGTCACTCACAGTTCTGGTCCCACGTGTGTGGCCATTCTTGCACCACACTATATCTTCTGTGAgaaaagcagctctggaaaCGTTATTCACGCTCTTGTCTACCCAAGATCAG AGTTCTTCAACATGGTTGACTCCAATTCTGCAAGACATGTTGAGGCACATATTTCAGTTTTGTATCTTGGAAAGCAACCAAGAAATTCTGGATCTTATTCACAAG GTATGGCTGGAACTGTTAAACAAGGCATCTGTACAGTATGTGGTTGCAGCTGCTTGTCCATGGATGGGAGCTTGGCTCTGCTTAATGATGCAGCCATCTCATTTGCCCATTGACTTAAACATGTTGCTAGAAGTAAAAACTAGATCAAAA gaaaaggCAGGTGCTAAACTGCGTCAAGGTCAAACCCAGAATAAGGAAGTGATTCAGGAATATATTGCTGGGGCAGACAGCATTGCAGAAGATCCAGCAACAAGGGATTATGTTGTCATGCGTGCTCGGATGATGGCAGCAAA GTTGCTGGGAGCACTTTGTTGCTGCATTTGTGACCCAGGTGTAAATACTGTTACTCAAGAAATAAAGCCAGCTGAATCATTagctcagctcctgctcttCCACTTGAATTCTAAATCTGCCTTGCAGAGGATTAGTGTTGCGTTAGTAATCTGTGAGTGGGCAGCCTTGCAAAAG GAGTGTACAACTGTGGCTATTTGTGTGCAGCCTCGTTTACTTGGGGTCCTTTCTGAACATCTCTATTACGATGAAATTGCTGTTCCTTTTACCAGAATGCAAAATGAATGTAAACAACTCATCTCATTATTAGCTGATGCACACATTGACATTGGAAACAGAGTAAACTGTAGTGTGTTTACAATAGATCAAGCTAATGAGCTG GTTACTTCCGTTTTCAATGAAGTGACGTCATCCTTTCCTTTGAATCCTAAAGTTCTACAGCAGTTGGACAGTAAGCGACAGCAGGTCCAAATGACTGTTACAGAAACAAATCAAGAATGGCAAGTGCTGCATCTGCGAGTGCACACATTTGCTGCATGTGCAGTTGTGAACTTGCAGCAACTTCCAGAAAAACTAAATCCTGTTATAAAACCCTTAATGGAAGCTATCAAAAAAGAAGAGAATACACTTGTACAAAACTATGTGGCTTCATGTATAGCAAAGTTGCTTCAGCAGTGTACAACAAGATCTCCCTGTCCCAACTCAAAGATTATAAAAAACCTCTGCAACTCCCTCTGTGTGGATCCACATCTTACCCCACTAGCAGCATGTCCTGCACAGCCTCAGAGTGGCCATGAAAACTCAAAAG GGCCCAACTCTGATAAAGATGGGATGCAGCATACAGTTACTAAGCACAGGGGAATAATTACACTCTACAGACATCAGAAAGCTGCTTTTGCCATCACAAGTCGGCGAGGTCCTACTCCAAAAGCTCCAAAAGCCCCTATTGCAGATCtccccacaggcagcagtggAAGCATTCCTACAGAGCTCGATGAG GCTCAGAAACCTTATGTTGTACAGAGAAGAGGAGCTGAATTTGCCTTATCTACTATAGCTAAACACTTTGGTGCTGAAATGGCAACAGGATTGCCACATCTCTGGGATGCTATGGTTGGTTCATTACGGAACAACATTCACATAAATAATTTTG ACCGGAAGTCATTACTGGAAAAAGGAGATGCTCCTGCCCAGGAGCTGGTAAATTCCTTGCAGGTTTTTGAAACAACAGCAGCTTCAATGGATACTCAGCTACATCCTCTG TTAATACAGCATTTGCCTCACCTTTACATGTGCCTTCAACATCCCAGCACTGCCGTGAGACACATGGCTTCCCGTTGTGTGGGTGTTATGAGTAAAATAGCTACCATGGAAACAATGAATATCTTTCTAGAGAAAGTTCTACCATGGCTGGGAGCAATAGATGACAACACCAAACAAGAAGGTGCAATTGAAGCACTGGCAT GTGTAATGGAGCAGCTGGATGTTGGTATTGTTCCATACATTGTTCTTCTGGTGGTTCCAGTTCTGGGTAGAATGAGTGATCAGACAAACAGCGTACGTTTTATGGCTACTCAGTGCTTTGCAACATTAATTAGACTAATGCCTCTTGAG GCTGGTATACCAGATCCACCAAACATGTCCGAAGAATTAATCAGGATGAAAGCTAAAGAACGTCACTTTCTGGAACAATTACTGGATGGAAAAAAACTGGAAAACTATGAAATTCCAGTACCAATCAAAGCAGAGCTCAGAAAATATCAGCAG gaTGGAGTGAACTGGCTGGCATTTCTCAATAAATACAAACTTCATGGAATTCTTTGTGATGACATGGGCCTAGGAAAAACTTTACAATCCATTTGCATTCTTGCAGGTGATCATTGCCTCAG GGCTCAGGAATACGCAAGAACTAAACTAGTGGACAGTGTTCCTCTTCCCTCGCTGGTGGTGTGCCCTCCTACACTCACAGGACACTGGGTGGATGAAGTAGGCAAATTTTGCTCGAAAGAATATCTTAATCCACTGCACTACACAGGACCTCCTACTGAGAGAGCAAG ATTGCAACACCAGGTGAAAAGACACAATCTCATAGTGGCTTCATATGATGTTGTAAGAAATGACATCGACTTCTTCAG AAATATTAAGTTTAATTACTGCATTCTTGATGAAGGACACgtaataaaaaatggaaaaacaaagctGTCAAAAGCAGTAAAACAGCTGACTGCTAATTACAGGATAATTCTTTCTGGGACACCAATCCAG AACAACGTCTTAGAGTTGTGGTCATTGTTTGACTTCCTTATGCCAGGATTTTTGGGCACTGAACGCCAGTTTGCAGCTCGTTATGGCAAACCAATACTGGCAAGTAGGGATGCCCGAAGCTCCAGTCGAGAACAAGAGGCTG GGGTTCTTGCAATGGAAGCACTGCACCGCCAAGTTCTGCCATTCCTGCTAAGGAGAATGAAAGAGGATGTGCTGCAAGACCTCCCACCCAAAATTATTCAAGATTATTACTGTATTCTCAGTCCTCTACAG GTTCAGCTTTATGAAGATTTTGCCAAGTCTCGTGCCAAATGTGATATTGATGAAACCGTTTCTTCACTGAATGAAGAGACTGAAAAACCAAAGCTTAAAGCTACAGGTCATGTATTTCAG GCATTGCAATACTTACGGAAGCTATGCAACCATCCAGCCTTAGTGCTAACAACCCAACATCCGGAATATAAAAGAATTACAGAGCAACTTGCAGCTCAGAATTCATCCCTTCGAGATATCCAACATGCACCTAAACTATCTGCTTTAAAACAA CTGCTGCTAGATTGTGGTTTGGGGAATGGTGGATCTTCAGAAAGCGGTACAGAAGCTGTTGTGGCCCAGCACAGAGTACTTATCTTCTGCCAACTTAAAAGTATGCTGGATATAGTGGAGCATGACCTTCTCAGACCTCAGTTACCTTCAGTCACTTACTTACGACTAGATGGCAGCATACCTGCTGGTCAGAGGCATTCCATTGTTTCACG GTTTAATAATGACCCATCTATAGATGTTCTTTTGCTCACCACTCATGTTGGTGGCTTGGGACTTAACTTAACAGGGGCTGATACAGTAGTATTTGTGGAACATGACTGGAACCCAATGAGAGACCTGCAAGCCATGGATCGGGCACATCGCATTGGGCAG aaacGTGTTGTTAATGTGTATCGCCTGATAACCCGGGGAACTCTGGAGGAGAAGATCATGGGTCTTCAAAAGTTCAAAATGAATATTGCAAATACAGTGATCAGCCAAGAAAATGCAAGCTTACAGAGCATGGGAACAGAGCAGCTTCTTGATCTGTTCACTCTTGACAAg gatgggaaaactgaaaaagcagaTACCTCTACCTCTTCTGGGAAAGCATCAATGAAATCAGTACTCGAAAACCTTGGAGAACTTTGGGATCAAGAGCAGTATGACACTGAATACAGTCTTGAAAACTTTATGCATTCGTTAAAGTAA